A region from the Terriglobia bacterium genome encodes:
- a CDS encoding GspMb/PilO family protein → MTATGSQRNRRALIILGVSVAIYLITSQGLLPFYDQLRGASSTSSDKTEELRKYRRELSHRGNYEALKTDVRKKLDELKTHFFTNDAAGAAELQRTVEDGAKTVGIDLTQRSTTPPKKVDELTGELTMQTAFEATPNQLVAFLNQLRNSAKIVNVRNAQIDPVQPAYDAPKLGELKKTLRANLTIVGIALLVTEEKVK, encoded by the coding sequence ATGACCGCAACAGGGAGCCAGCGCAACCGCCGCGCATTGATCATCCTGGGCGTCTCCGTCGCGATCTATCTCATCACGTCGCAGGGCTTGTTACCCTTTTACGATCAGTTGCGCGGCGCATCGAGCACGTCGTCCGACAAAACAGAAGAATTGAGAAAGTACCGGCGCGAGCTTTCCCACCGGGGCAACTACGAGGCGCTGAAAACCGATGTTCGAAAGAAGCTCGACGAGCTGAAGACGCATTTTTTCACCAACGATGCCGCAGGCGCGGCTGAACTGCAGCGGACGGTCGAAGACGGCGCGAAGACCGTCGGCATCGATCTCACGCAACGATCGACGACTCCGCCTAAAAAGGTGGATGAACTCACGGGCGAACTGACAATGCAGACGGCGTTTGAAGCGACACCGAACCAGCTGGTCGCGTTTCTGAATCAGCTGCGCAATTCCGCAAAGATTGTGAATGTGCGTAACGCTCAAATCGATCCCGTACAGCCTGCCTACGACGCTCCTAAACTGGGAGAACTGAAAAAGACGCTGCGGGCGAATCTGACGATCGTCGGGATCGCGCTTCTGGTTACGGAAGAGAAGGTGAAGTAA
- a CDS encoding PilN domain-containing protein encodes MPETLWRIEAGPADLSLKLVQRSMLSKERVVKAAAIAGDDKGTQLKTLLGKNANRCFLSLARDHGIVRQLQLPVDVQQDLKSALTLQIEGISSWPEQEVYWDHLVERPAEKSKWLTITVVIIPKSILDPWLQLFESCSAPLSGATLEGYDVNVIPPRLRRRSAKAQLVASYALAACLVVLAIAFFFREPYQQRVYASQIQHEITRLEPDVKSLVREESELNAVTKRFDQLQKYATSRDENLKALSTLATALPPDTFIVSYRYQNETITVSGVSASALNVQGALAKSMVFTDVQFGAPITRDATGKDRFALTMSVKGRP; translated from the coding sequence ATGCCTGAAACATTGTGGCGCATCGAAGCCGGCCCCGCCGATCTGTCGCTTAAGCTGGTCCAGCGCTCGATGTTGTCCAAGGAAAGGGTCGTCAAGGCGGCGGCCATTGCCGGTGACGACAAGGGCACGCAGCTCAAAACTCTCCTGGGAAAGAATGCCAATCGCTGTTTCCTCTCCCTCGCCCGGGATCACGGCATCGTCCGCCAATTACAACTGCCGGTAGACGTGCAGCAGGATTTGAAATCGGCGTTGACCCTCCAGATCGAAGGGATTTCGTCCTGGCCGGAACAGGAAGTCTACTGGGACCACCTCGTCGAACGGCCGGCCGAAAAATCCAAGTGGCTCACCATCACGGTCGTGATCATCCCGAAGTCGATTCTCGATCCGTGGCTGCAACTTTTCGAGTCATGTAGCGCGCCGCTCAGCGGAGCCACACTCGAAGGCTACGACGTCAACGTGATACCGCCCCGGCTGCGCCGCCGGTCGGCAAAGGCGCAGCTGGTTGCAAGTTATGCTCTCGCTGCTTGTCTCGTCGTCCTGGCGATCGCATTTTTCTTCAGAGAACCGTACCAGCAGCGGGTCTATGCATCCCAAATCCAGCACGAAATTACCCGGCTCGAGCCGGACGTCAAGAGCCTGGTTCGTGAAGAGTCTGAATTGAATGCAGTGACCAAACGATTCGACCAGCTGCAGAAATACGCAACCAGCCGCGATGAAAACCTGAAAGCGTTGAGCACGCTGGCGACAGCATTGCCTCCCGATACGTTTATCGTCTCGTATCGATACCAGAACGAAACGATCACCGTCTCCGGTGTATCCGCCTCGGCACTCAATGTTCAAGGCGCGCTTGCAAAGAGCATGGTGTTCACGGATGTCCAGTTTGGCGCGCCGATCACGCGCGATGCGACCGGCAAAGACCGGTTTGCCCTGACAATGTCGGTGAAAGGCCGCCCATGA
- the gspG gene encoding type II secretion system major pseudopilin GspG, with protein MSEAIQKRDRGITLIELLVVMVIIAMFATLVGSRLFRNVEKAHQATAKEQISEFESTLDLFRLDVGRYPTTAEGLDALRVKPSGLENWDGPYLKKDVPPDPWGHAYIYRCPGQHGDFDLFSYGADGQEGGDGDGADVKNWK; from the coding sequence ATGAGTGAAGCAATTCAAAAAAGAGATCGAGGTATCACTTTGATCGAGTTGCTGGTGGTCATGGTGATCATTGCCATGTTTGCCACCCTTGTGGGCTCCAGGCTGTTTCGAAATGTCGAAAAGGCCCACCAGGCAACTGCAAAGGAACAGATCTCGGAATTTGAAAGCACTCTTGATCTGTTCCGCCTGGACGTCGGCCGCTACCCGACTACCGCCGAGGGGCTCGACGCTCTGCGGGTCAAGCCTTCCGGTCTCGAGAACTGGGATGGGCCTTACCTGAAAAAAGACGTCCCTCCCGATCCCTGGGGACATGCCTATATTTATCGCTGCCCCGGCCAGCATGGCGATTTTGACCTGTTCTCCTATGGCGCCGACGGCCAGGAGGGTGGCGACGGCGACGGCGCAGACGTCAAAAACTGGAAGTAA